One segment of Strix aluco isolate bStrAlu1 chromosome 17, bStrAlu1.hap1, whole genome shotgun sequence DNA contains the following:
- the YTHDF1 gene encoding YTH domain-containing family protein 1 isoform X1: MSATSVDPQRPKGQDNKVQNGSLHQKDTVHDNDFEPYLSGQSNQNSSYPSMTDPYLSSYYPPSIGFPYSLSEAPWSTGGDPPIPYLTTYGQLSNGDHHFMHDAVFGQPGGLGNNIYQHRFNFFPENPAFSAWGTSGSQGQQTQSSAYGSSYSYPPSSLGGTIVDGQTGFHNDTLNKAPGMNSIEQGMVGLKIGGDVTTSAVKTVGSVVNSAGMTGALSGNGGSNVNLPVSKPTSWAAIASKPAKPQPKMKTKTGPVIGGALPPPPIKHNMDIGTWDNKGPVAKVPAPQQIPSPQSVPQPQQQIVQPVPTQPPPLTQPQYQTPQQPPQNRWVAPRNRNAAFGQSGGTGNDSSSAGSTQPNPVPSGESHPVLEKLKAAHSYNPKDFEWNLKNGRVFIIKSYSEDDIHRSIKYSIWCSTEHGNKRLDSAFRSMNSKGPVYLLFSVNGSGHFCGVAEMKSPVDYGTSAGVWSQDKWKGKFDVKWIFVKDVPNNQLRHIRLENNDNKPVTNSRDTQEVPLEKAKQVLKIIATYKHTTSIFDDFSHYEKRQEEEEVVRKVNLLKNLFYTQIWGK, from the coding sequence AACAGTAGCTATCCATCAATGACTGATCCTTATCTGTCCAGTTACTATCCACCATCTATTGGGTTCCCCTATTCTCTCAGTGAAGCACCATGGTCTACAGGAGGAGATCCTCCTATCCCATATCTCACCACCTATGGACAGCTCAGTAATGGAGATCATCATTTTATGCATGATGCTGTTTTTGGACAGCCTGGGGGTCTGGGAAATAATATCTATCAACACCGGTTTAACTTTTTCCCTGAAAATCCTGCCTTCTCAGCTTGGGGAACGAGCGGATCCCAAGGACAGCAGACTCAAAGTTCAGCATATGGGAGCAGTTACAGCTACCCACCTAGTTCACTGGGCGGTACCATTGTGGATGGACAAACAGGATTTCATAATGATACATTAAATAAAGCTCCTGGAATGAACAGTATTGAGCAGGGAATGGTTGGACTTAAGATTGGTGGAGATGTTACAACTTCTGCGGTGAAAACAGTAGGTTCTGTTGTCAACAGTGCCGGGATGACAGGTGCCCTCTCTGGTAATGGTGGATCTAATGTAAACTTGCCAGTATCTAAACCAACCTCTTGGGCTGCTATAGCTAGCAAGCCCGCGAAACCACAgcctaaaatgaaaacaaaaactggACCTGTAATCGGAGGAGCATTGCCACCTCCGCCTATAAAGCATAATATGGACATAGGTACTTGGGACAATAAGGGTCCTGTGGCAAAAGTTCCTGCCCCCCAACAGATACCTTCTCCTCAGTCTGTTCCACAGCCACAGCAACAAATTGTTCAGCCTGTTCCAACTCAACCTCCTCCATTGACTCAGCCGCAGTATCAGACCCCTCAGCAGCCTCCCCAGAATCGCTGGGTAGCTCCTCGCAACAGAAATGCAGCTTTTGGCCAAAGTGGAGGAACTGGTAATGACAGCAGCTCAGCTGGCAGTACCCAGCCCAACCCTGTTCCAAGTGGCGAGTCCCATCCTGTTCTTGAAAAACTGAAAGCTGCGCACAGCTATAACCCTAAAGATTTTGAATGGAACCTTAAAAATGGACGTGTGTTCATAATAAAGAGCTATTCTGAGGATGATATTCATCGTTCCATTAAATACTCTATTTGGTGTAGTACAGAACATGGCAACAAACGCCTGGACAGTGCGTTTCGGTCCATGAATAGCAAGGGTCCAGTCTACTTGCTATTCAGTGTCAATGGCAGTGGACACTTCTGTGGAGTAGCAGAGATGAAATCACCTGTGGACTATGGCACCAGTGCAGGTGTCTGGTCTCAGGACAAGTGGAAGGGGAAATTTGATGTCAAGTGGATCTTTGTGAAGGATGTGCCCAACAACCAGCTCCGACACATCAGGCTGGAGAACAATGACAACAAACCCGTTACAAACTCCCGTGATACACAGGAGGTGCCcttagaaaaagcaaaacaagtgcTTAAAATTATTGCTACTTACAAGCACACGACCTCCATCTTTGATGACTTTTCTCATTATGAAAAGCGccaagaagaggaggaggtggtgcGGAAGGTAAActtattaaaaaatttattttatacacAGATATGGGGAAAATGA
- the YTHDF1 gene encoding YTH domain-containing family protein 1 isoform X2 has protein sequence MSATSVDPQRPKGQDNKVQNGSLHQKDTVHDNDFEPYLSGQSNQNSSYPSMTDPYLSSYYPPSIGFPYSLSEAPWSTGGDPPIPYLTTYGQLSNGDHHFMHDAVFGQPGGLGNNIYQHRFNFFPENPAFSAWGTSGSQGQQTQSSAYGSSYSYPPSSLGGTIVDGQTGFHNDTLNKAPGMNSIEQGMVGLKIGGDVTTSAVKTVGSVVNSAGMTGALSGNGGSNVNLPVSKPTSWAAIASKPAKPQPKMKTKTGPVIGGALPPPPIKHNMDIGTWDNKGPVAKVPAPQQIPSPQSVPQPQQQIVQPVPTQPPPLTQPQYQTPQQPPQNRWVAPRNRNAAFGQSGGTGNDSSSAGSTQPNPVPSGESHPVLEKLKAAHSYNPKDFEWNLKNGRVFIIKSYSEDDIHRSIKYSIWCSTEHGNKRLDSAFRSMNSKGPVYLLFSVNGSGHFCGVAEMKSPVDYGTSAGVWSQDKWKGKFDVKWIFVKDVPNNQLRHIRLENNDNKPVTNSRDTQEVPLEKAKQVLKIIATYKHTTSIFDDFSHYEKRQEEEEVVRKERQNRNKQ, from the exons AACAGTAGCTATCCATCAATGACTGATCCTTATCTGTCCAGTTACTATCCACCATCTATTGGGTTCCCCTATTCTCTCAGTGAAGCACCATGGTCTACAGGAGGAGATCCTCCTATCCCATATCTCACCACCTATGGACAGCTCAGTAATGGAGATCATCATTTTATGCATGATGCTGTTTTTGGACAGCCTGGGGGTCTGGGAAATAATATCTATCAACACCGGTTTAACTTTTTCCCTGAAAATCCTGCCTTCTCAGCTTGGGGAACGAGCGGATCCCAAGGACAGCAGACTCAAAGTTCAGCATATGGGAGCAGTTACAGCTACCCACCTAGTTCACTGGGCGGTACCATTGTGGATGGACAAACAGGATTTCATAATGATACATTAAATAAAGCTCCTGGAATGAACAGTATTGAGCAGGGAATGGTTGGACTTAAGATTGGTGGAGATGTTACAACTTCTGCGGTGAAAACAGTAGGTTCTGTTGTCAACAGTGCCGGGATGACAGGTGCCCTCTCTGGTAATGGTGGATCTAATGTAAACTTGCCAGTATCTAAACCAACCTCTTGGGCTGCTATAGCTAGCAAGCCCGCGAAACCACAgcctaaaatgaaaacaaaaactggACCTGTAATCGGAGGAGCATTGCCACCTCCGCCTATAAAGCATAATATGGACATAGGTACTTGGGACAATAAGGGTCCTGTGGCAAAAGTTCCTGCCCCCCAACAGATACCTTCTCCTCAGTCTGTTCCACAGCCACAGCAACAAATTGTTCAGCCTGTTCCAACTCAACCTCCTCCATTGACTCAGCCGCAGTATCAGACCCCTCAGCAGCCTCCCCAGAATCGCTGGGTAGCTCCTCGCAACAGAAATGCAGCTTTTGGCCAAAGTGGAGGAACTGGTAATGACAGCAGCTCAGCTGGCAGTACCCAGCCCAACCCTGTTCCAAGTGGCGAGTCCCATCCTGTTCTTGAAAAACTGAAAGCTGCGCACAGCTATAACCCTAAAGATTTTGAATGGAACCTTAAAAATGGACGTGTGTTCATAATAAAGAGCTATTCTGAGGATGATATTCATCGTTCCATTAAATACTCTATTTGGTGTAGTACAGAACATGGCAACAAACGCCTGGACAGTGCGTTTCGGTCCATGAATAGCAAGGGTCCAGTCTACTTGCTATTCAGTGTCAATGGCAGTGGACACTTCTGTGGAGTAGCAGAGATGAAATCACCTGTGGACTATGGCACCAGTGCAGGTGTCTGGTCTCAGGACAAGTGGAAGGGGAAATTTGATGTCAAGTGGATCTTTGTGAAGGATGTGCCCAACAACCAGCTCCGACACATCAGGCTGGAGAACAATGACAACAAACCCGTTACAAACTCCCGTGATACACAGGAGGTGCCcttagaaaaagcaaaacaagtgcTTAAAATTATTGCTACTTACAAGCACACGACCTCCATCTTTGATGACTTTTCTCATTATGAAAAGCGccaagaagaggaggaggtggtgcGGAAG gaaCGTCAGAATCGAAACAAACAATAA
- the YTHDF1 gene encoding YTH domain-containing family protein 1 isoform X3, which yields MTDPYLSSYYPPSIGFPYSLSEAPWSTGGDPPIPYLTTYGQLSNGDHHFMHDAVFGQPGGLGNNIYQHRFNFFPENPAFSAWGTSGSQGQQTQSSAYGSSYSYPPSSLGGTIVDGQTGFHNDTLNKAPGMNSIEQGMVGLKIGGDVTTSAVKTVGSVVNSAGMTGALSGNGGSNVNLPVSKPTSWAAIASKPAKPQPKMKTKTGPVIGGALPPPPIKHNMDIGTWDNKGPVAKVPAPQQIPSPQSVPQPQQQIVQPVPTQPPPLTQPQYQTPQQPPQNRWVAPRNRNAAFGQSGGTGNDSSSAGSTQPNPVPSGESHPVLEKLKAAHSYNPKDFEWNLKNGRVFIIKSYSEDDIHRSIKYSIWCSTEHGNKRLDSAFRSMNSKGPVYLLFSVNGSGHFCGVAEMKSPVDYGTSAGVWSQDKWKGKFDVKWIFVKDVPNNQLRHIRLENNDNKPVTNSRDTQEVPLEKAKQVLKIIATYKHTTSIFDDFSHYEKRQEEEEVVRKERQNRNKQ from the exons ATGACTGATCCTTATCTGTCCAGTTACTATCCACCATCTATTGGGTTCCCCTATTCTCTCAGTGAAGCACCATGGTCTACAGGAGGAGATCCTCCTATCCCATATCTCACCACCTATGGACAGCTCAGTAATGGAGATCATCATTTTATGCATGATGCTGTTTTTGGACAGCCTGGGGGTCTGGGAAATAATATCTATCAACACCGGTTTAACTTTTTCCCTGAAAATCCTGCCTTCTCAGCTTGGGGAACGAGCGGATCCCAAGGACAGCAGACTCAAAGTTCAGCATATGGGAGCAGTTACAGCTACCCACCTAGTTCACTGGGCGGTACCATTGTGGATGGACAAACAGGATTTCATAATGATACATTAAATAAAGCTCCTGGAATGAACAGTATTGAGCAGGGAATGGTTGGACTTAAGATTGGTGGAGATGTTACAACTTCTGCGGTGAAAACAGTAGGTTCTGTTGTCAACAGTGCCGGGATGACAGGTGCCCTCTCTGGTAATGGTGGATCTAATGTAAACTTGCCAGTATCTAAACCAACCTCTTGGGCTGCTATAGCTAGCAAGCCCGCGAAACCACAgcctaaaatgaaaacaaaaactggACCTGTAATCGGAGGAGCATTGCCACCTCCGCCTATAAAGCATAATATGGACATAGGTACTTGGGACAATAAGGGTCCTGTGGCAAAAGTTCCTGCCCCCCAACAGATACCTTCTCCTCAGTCTGTTCCACAGCCACAGCAACAAATTGTTCAGCCTGTTCCAACTCAACCTCCTCCATTGACTCAGCCGCAGTATCAGACCCCTCAGCAGCCTCCCCAGAATCGCTGGGTAGCTCCTCGCAACAGAAATGCAGCTTTTGGCCAAAGTGGAGGAACTGGTAATGACAGCAGCTCAGCTGGCAGTACCCAGCCCAACCCTGTTCCAAGTGGCGAGTCCCATCCTGTTCTTGAAAAACTGAAAGCTGCGCACAGCTATAACCCTAAAGATTTTGAATGGAACCTTAAAAATGGACGTGTGTTCATAATAAAGAGCTATTCTGAGGATGATATTCATCGTTCCATTAAATACTCTATTTGGTGTAGTACAGAACATGGCAACAAACGCCTGGACAGTGCGTTTCGGTCCATGAATAGCAAGGGTCCAGTCTACTTGCTATTCAGTGTCAATGGCAGTGGACACTTCTGTGGAGTAGCAGAGATGAAATCACCTGTGGACTATGGCACCAGTGCAGGTGTCTGGTCTCAGGACAAGTGGAAGGGGAAATTTGATGTCAAGTGGATCTTTGTGAAGGATGTGCCCAACAACCAGCTCCGACACATCAGGCTGGAGAACAATGACAACAAACCCGTTACAAACTCCCGTGATACACAGGAGGTGCCcttagaaaaagcaaaacaagtgcTTAAAATTATTGCTACTTACAAGCACACGACCTCCATCTTTGATGACTTTTCTCATTATGAAAAGCGccaagaagaggaggaggtggtgcGGAAG gaaCGTCAGAATCGAAACAAACAATAA